One window of the Halobacillus litoralis genome contains the following:
- a CDS encoding 3D domain-containing protein, translated as MKKTVFSVAATVALTGVLATTVSAEEYKINKGDTLWSISQKYDVSVSDLKSWNDLNSNLIYPSQSLTVNNETATTTTKSSNNSTYTVKSGDTLYAISQKFNITVDQLMAWNNLSSTLIHPGDQFKVDGQAAKTSAPSNNSSSSNSSSNTSTATQTSTTQDTGNDVVKEFTAEATAYTANCTGCSGVTATGIDLNANPDQKVIAVDPNVIPLGSKVHVEGYGVAIAGDTGGAINGNRIDVFMPNREDALNFGRKSVKVQVLAD; from the coding sequence ATGAAAAAAACTGTATTTTCTGTTGCAGCGACCGTGGCATTAACAGGAGTATTAGCAACAACTGTGAGTGCTGAAGAATATAAGATCAATAAAGGTGATACACTTTGGAGCATTTCCCAAAAGTATGATGTATCTGTAAGTGATTTGAAGTCCTGGAACGATTTAAATTCCAACTTGATTTACCCGAGTCAATCATTAACTGTAAACAATGAAACAGCAACTACTACTACTAAATCTTCGAACAATTCCACTTATACAGTGAAATCCGGAGATACGTTGTACGCCATTTCACAAAAATTCAATATTACAGTGGATCAATTGATGGCGTGGAATAACCTATCTTCTACCCTCATCCACCCTGGCGATCAGTTCAAAGTAGATGGACAAGCAGCAAAAACTTCTGCACCATCAAATAACAGCAGCAGTTCAAACAGCAGTTCCAATACGTCCACAGCTACACAAACAAGCACTACACAAGATACAGGCAATGATGTTGTGAAAGAGTTCACCGCAGAAGCTACAGCTTACACAGCTAACTGCACAGGGTGCAGTGGAGTAACAGCAACAGGAATTGATTTGAATGCAAACCCTGATCAAAAAGTGATAGCGGTAGATCCGAACGTCATTCCATTAGGATCTAAAGTTCACGTAGAAGGATATGGTGTTGCGATTGCAGGAGATACAGGCGGAGCTATTAACGGAAACCGTATTGATGTATTCATGCCTAATCGTGAGGACGCATTGAACTTTGGTAGGAAATCTGTAAAAGTACAAGTGTTAGCTGACTGA
- a CDS encoding zinc-binding dehydrogenase produces the protein MKAIVHEGKTGLEGLHLKDMDSPSLKSREVKIKVHTAGMNRRDLAVVTKRHKASDPALIPGSDAAGVVEAVGSEVTKFRVGDKVVANPGLGWQQKSDAPPEGFEIVGLPDHGTFAEYYTCTEDHVETMPEHLTFEEAGVLPLAALTAYRALMTRGNLQPDQTVLLPGIGSGVLTYALKFAKAIGARVIVTSRSKEKQEEALQLGADLAISTESDWTDELAEEKVDIVVESIGRATFNKSLGIVRKGGTVVTFGSTTEDEVSINIRKFFYGQYNLLGSTMGSADEFREMLTFVTEKQIHPQLDKVFPMEDYQQAFEYLRDTKNFGKIGLQL, from the coding sequence ATGAAAGCGATTGTACATGAAGGGAAAACTGGATTAGAGGGTTTACATCTTAAGGATATGGATTCACCATCGTTGAAATCCAGAGAAGTGAAAATCAAAGTACATACAGCGGGGATGAACAGAAGAGATTTAGCGGTTGTGACTAAAAGACACAAAGCATCAGATCCAGCTTTGATACCTGGATCTGATGCCGCAGGTGTTGTGGAAGCTGTCGGAAGTGAAGTCACTAAGTTCCGTGTGGGGGATAAGGTAGTCGCAAATCCAGGATTAGGGTGGCAGCAAAAGTCGGATGCTCCTCCAGAAGGATTTGAAATCGTCGGTCTTCCCGATCATGGTACGTTTGCCGAATACTATACCTGTACAGAAGACCATGTAGAAACAATGCCAGAGCATTTAACTTTCGAGGAAGCGGGAGTTCTGCCATTGGCTGCTCTCACTGCTTATCGAGCATTGATGACAAGAGGGAATTTGCAGCCCGATCAAACAGTCCTGTTACCTGGAATTGGAAGCGGTGTTTTAACATATGCTTTGAAATTCGCCAAAGCGATTGGGGCACGTGTAATCGTTACTTCCAGATCAAAAGAAAAACAGGAAGAAGCCTTGCAGTTAGGAGCGGATCTGGCTATTTCCACAGAGAGTGATTGGACAGACGAATTGGCTGAAGAAAAGGTGGATATCGTAGTCGAAAGCATCGGGCGGGCTACATTCAATAAATCATTAGGTATTGTCAGAAAAGGCGGGACCGTTGTCACATTTGGTTCAACGACTGAAGATGAGGTGAGCATCAATATCCGTAAGTTCTTCTACGGTCAATACAATCTGCTAGGATCGACGATGGGGAGTGCCGATGAATTCCGCGAGATGCTGACATTTGTGACCGAAAAGCAGATTCACCCTCAGTTGGACAAGGTTTTCCCGATGGAAGATTATCAGCAGGCATTCGAATATTTAAGAGACACTAAAAATTTCGGGAAAATAGGTCTTCAACTGTAA
- a CDS encoding PadR family transcriptional regulator has protein sequence MDFLSHKNNPKRFALNMSAAQFTKFYIMHLLQVHQPMISEHFKSEFKKLTNNWVPAPSTLLDTLHEMSEQGLLYRKEDYKSHDKKRQKVYWYSLTDEGKEEFDVLKKRYKLLFEEQMQILKQIMNDVYR, from the coding sequence GTGGATTTTTTGTCTCACAAGAATAACCCGAAGCGTTTTGCCTTGAATATGAGTGCCGCCCAATTTACAAAGTTTTATATAATGCATTTGTTACAAGTACATCAGCCGATGATCAGCGAACACTTCAAATCAGAGTTCAAAAAGTTGACTAACAACTGGGTTCCAGCACCTTCCACACTATTAGACACTTTGCATGAAATGTCAGAACAAGGGTTATTATATCGAAAAGAAGATTATAAGTCACATGATAAAAAGAGACAAAAAGTATACTGGTACTCCCTTACTGACGAGGGTAAAGAAGAATTTGATGTTTTGAAAAAGCGTTACAAATTGCTTTTCGAAGAACAGATGCAAATACTGAAACAAATCATGAATGATGTGTACCGGTAA
- a CDS encoding LLM class flavin-dependent oxidoreductase, with translation MKLSVLDQSPISKGQTATEALQQTISLAQSTEKSGYHRYWVAEHHSTNGLASTSPEILIGQIAAATNRIRVGSGGVLLPQYSPLKVAENFRMLEAFYPGRIDLGLGRSPGGGKKTRLALTDGQEKSLSAFSRQVKELQQFLNGSVPKGDSYFGVSARPYTPNQPDMWVLGLTARGAKHAAVNGAGFTFGHFINPDQGREAIHVYREKFKPLKEADNPRVNVCIFVICADTEEEAEELALSQDLWLLQVEKGIETRVPSIEEAKEYPYTEEEINKIHQNRRRCIIGGPTKVKNELTRLADLYGTDEFLIITNIFNFTEKLKSYERVAKLFT, from the coding sequence TTGAAACTCAGCGTATTAGACCAGAGCCCAATTTCCAAAGGACAAACAGCAACAGAAGCGCTTCAACAAACGATCAGCCTGGCTCAATCCACTGAAAAATCTGGCTATCATCGTTATTGGGTAGCAGAACATCATAGCACGAACGGACTTGCGAGTACATCACCTGAAATATTAATCGGTCAGATTGCTGCTGCAACAAATCGGATACGTGTAGGATCAGGCGGAGTTTTATTACCTCAATACAGCCCGTTGAAAGTTGCCGAAAACTTTCGTATGTTGGAAGCCTTCTATCCTGGACGCATCGACCTTGGCCTTGGCCGGTCTCCCGGAGGGGGTAAGAAAACACGTCTCGCCCTCACCGACGGTCAGGAAAAGTCATTGAGTGCTTTTTCTAGACAAGTGAAAGAGCTTCAACAGTTTTTGAATGGATCAGTTCCAAAAGGAGACAGCTATTTTGGTGTAAGCGCAAGACCCTATACACCTAACCAGCCTGATATGTGGGTTTTGGGGTTGACAGCACGTGGAGCAAAGCATGCGGCAGTGAATGGGGCGGGCTTTACTTTTGGACATTTCATTAATCCGGATCAAGGAAGAGAAGCGATCCATGTTTATCGGGAGAAATTCAAGCCATTAAAGGAAGCAGACAATCCGAGAGTAAATGTGTGCATTTTTGTAATTTGCGCAGACACAGAAGAAGAGGCAGAAGAACTGGCTTTGAGTCAAGATCTATGGTTGCTTCAAGTTGAAAAAGGCATAGAGACTAGGGTCCCGTCGATAGAAGAAGCGAAAGAATATCCATATACGGAAGAAGAAATTAATAAAATTCACCAGAATCGAAGGCGCTGCATCATAGGGGGCCCAACCAAGGTGAAGAATGAATTGACTCGCCTGGCCGATTTATACGGTACAGATGAGTTCCTTATCATAACTAATATTTTCAACTTCACCGAGAAATTGAAAAGCTACGAAAGGGTTGCAAAGTTATTCACCTAG
- a CDS encoding YjcZ family sporulation protein, which produces MSKGYGGGFALIVVLFILLIIVGASWWY; this is translated from the coding sequence ATGAGTAAAGGATATGGTGGAGGCTTTGCGCTAATCGTTGTTTTGTTTATTCTCCTGATTATTGTAGGAGCTTCTTGGTGGTATTAA
- a CDS encoding CvfB family protein: protein MSDVNMLGTVQKCTVLKKITEGFVVSANNQEIHLPDEEVAEIDRELELNDTLDLFIYSDKKGRVSATLSIPEITRDSYGWAKVVEVVPNMGAFVDIGLRDKDILVSNDHLPLWKSVWPKEGDHLFVSLEIDKKGRLLAEPISEQEVMDDLEQAPENLLHQEVTARVYRAIKAGTTVLTGEGYRGFIHPSERKEEPRLGETVTARVINVKEDGTINLSLRPLKQEGMREDAEVIYDYLVENDGVMPFHDKSDPEAIRNTFNISKSAFKRALGQLMKEDKVEQTEGQTSIKH from the coding sequence ATGTCAGATGTAAATATGCTAGGTACAGTACAAAAGTGTACCGTTTTGAAAAAAATCACTGAAGGCTTCGTCGTTTCAGCGAACAATCAAGAAATCCATTTACCGGATGAAGAAGTTGCAGAAATCGACAGAGAGCTAGAATTAAATGACACCTTAGACCTTTTCATTTATTCCGATAAAAAAGGACGAGTCTCCGCTACCTTGAGCATCCCTGAAATCACCAGGGATTCATATGGTTGGGCAAAAGTAGTTGAAGTGGTTCCGAATATGGGAGCATTCGTCGACATCGGTTTACGTGATAAAGACATTCTCGTATCAAACGACCACCTGCCTTTGTGGAAATCCGTCTGGCCAAAAGAGGGAGACCATTTATTTGTAAGTCTAGAAATTGATAAAAAAGGACGTTTACTGGCAGAGCCTATCTCAGAACAAGAAGTCATGGATGATTTAGAACAAGCTCCGGAAAATCTGCTTCACCAGGAAGTGACTGCCCGAGTATATCGTGCCATCAAAGCAGGGACAACTGTCCTGACAGGCGAAGGATATAGAGGATTTATCCATCCAAGCGAAAGAAAAGAGGAACCGCGTTTGGGAGAAACCGTGACTGCCAGGGTCATAAATGTCAAAGAGGATGGAACCATCAACCTTTCTCTCCGTCCTTTGAAGCAAGAAGGAATGAGAGAAGATGCTGAAGTTATTTACGATTATTTAGTAGAAAATGACGGCGTGATGCCTTTTCACGATAAAAGTGATCCAGAAGCTATCAGAAATACGTTCAATATCAGTAAATCCGCCTTTAAAAGGGCCTTAGGTCAGCTGATGAAAGAAGATAAAGTCGAACAAACTGAAGGACAAACTTCTATTAAACACTAA
- a CDS encoding YusW family protein translates to MIRSGILTFVFFSILIAAGCGGTNNKDEAMDTKKLTNIENIAFDTQQTAPNAFRFTKFDMEVDYVDTLSYGIDYEHENQQTKAVIHEIGEERISGEEALDQLTPHFQEMSFDEDTPEDEVIEEVLNILGLDQTFKEFKLEVVFSNGVNKEYES, encoded by the coding sequence ATGATCAGATCTGGCATACTTACTTTTGTTTTCTTTAGTATATTGATCGCAGCTGGGTGTGGAGGCACGAATAATAAGGATGAAGCTATGGATACCAAAAAGCTGACGAATATTGAAAACATTGCTTTTGATACTCAACAGACTGCACCGAACGCTTTTAGGTTTACAAAGTTTGATATGGAAGTGGATTATGTAGACACCCTTTCCTATGGAATTGACTATGAGCATGAAAATCAGCAGACGAAGGCAGTTATTCATGAAATCGGAGAAGAAAGAATAAGCGGTGAAGAAGCTTTGGACCAGCTTACCCCCCACTTTCAGGAAATGAGTTTTGATGAAGACACCCCAGAAGATGAGGTCATTGAAGAAGTTTTAAACATATTAGGGTTAGATCAAACATTCAAAGAATTTAAATTAGAAGTGGTTTTCAGCAATGGTGTTAATAAAGAATATGAAAGTTAG
- the msrB gene encoding peptide-methionine (R)-S-oxide reductase MsrB, giving the protein MKKIVIWTLSIIIIFGLSAGFAYYNGLGAASKENKMKVVQMYNGEEKAYSEQELKDLLTKTQYDVTQNDGTEPAFNNEYWDNKEKGIYVDLVSGEPLFSSADQYKSGTGWPSFSQPLVEENIVTKDDPGIFGVRTEVRSKGADSHIGHVFNDGPDPTGLRYCMNSAAMEFIPKDEMEARGYGPFLEDIK; this is encoded by the coding sequence GTGAAAAAAATTGTAATATGGACCCTAAGTATCATCATTATTTTTGGATTAAGCGCCGGTTTTGCTTATTATAACGGCTTGGGAGCAGCTTCCAAGGAAAATAAAATGAAGGTTGTTCAAATGTATAACGGAGAAGAGAAAGCATATTCTGAGCAAGAATTAAAGGATTTATTGACGAAAACACAATATGATGTGACACAGAATGACGGCACAGAGCCAGCGTTTAACAATGAATATTGGGATAATAAAGAAAAAGGAATATATGTAGATCTTGTATCTGGTGAGCCTTTGTTCAGCTCCGCTGATCAATATAAATCAGGAACGGGGTGGCCGAGCTTCTCACAGCCACTTGTAGAAGAAAATATCGTTACTAAAGATGATCCAGGTATTTTTGGTGTAAGGACTGAAGTGCGAAGCAAGGGAGCTGACAGCCACATTGGGCATGTTTTTAATGATGGTCCCGATCCCACTGGACTCCGTTATTGTATGAACAGTGCAGCTATGGAATTCATACCAAAGGATGAAATGGAAGCGCGTGGATACGGTCCTTTTTTAGAAGATATTAAATAA
- a CDS encoding ABC transporter substrate-binding protein: MKGWKSICLLFVLVLLVACSDERTEGESSSEDEETNQQAMKFEDSMGEVTIEGVPKRVVVLEWTYVEHILPLGIQPVGVADKEGYDKWVNVGEPLSDEVEDVGTRSEPNFEAISRLDPDLIIGAKYRHEGFADQLNDIAPTFMFSPYSEEGSTDQYQHLINEFTTMSEIFNKEEQAEEVIEQMETKMEKLGEEVSGEEKMNAVVTQAFTSQNTPTMRLFTDNSVVAGVLDQMGIQNAVITEQPEIYGFISTDVEALQNYQDSHFFYLVQEDDPIFDTLADNPAWTNLDFVEEGKTYKLPGDMGTFAGPLSAEKLAEEIAENLK, from the coding sequence ATGAAGGGCTGGAAAAGCATCTGTTTACTATTTGTTTTAGTTTTATTAGTAGCATGCAGCGATGAACGAACAGAAGGTGAAAGTTCTTCTGAAGACGAAGAAACTAACCAGCAAGCTATGAAATTCGAAGATAGTATGGGTGAGGTAACTATCGAGGGGGTTCCTAAGCGAGTTGTCGTTCTCGAATGGACATACGTTGAGCATATACTGCCTCTAGGTATTCAACCAGTTGGGGTTGCAGACAAAGAAGGATATGACAAATGGGTCAACGTTGGCGAACCGCTCAGTGATGAAGTTGAAGATGTGGGAACTCGCTCTGAGCCGAATTTTGAAGCGATTTCCCGGTTGGATCCAGATTTAATCATTGGCGCAAAATACCGTCATGAAGGATTTGCAGATCAGCTGAATGATATCGCACCTACATTTATGTTTTCTCCATATTCTGAAGAGGGATCAACCGATCAATACCAACACCTTATCAATGAATTCACAACGATGAGTGAAATTTTTAATAAAGAAGAGCAGGCTGAAGAAGTAATTGAACAGATGGAGACGAAGATGGAGAAGTTAGGCGAAGAAGTATCTGGGGAAGAAAAAATGAACGCTGTGGTTACTCAAGCATTCACTTCACAAAATACTCCGACGATGAGATTATTCACAGATAACTCTGTAGTGGCGGGTGTCCTTGATCAAATGGGAATCCAAAACGCTGTAATTACTGAACAGCCTGAGATTTATGGGTTTATATCAACAGATGTCGAAGCCTTACAGAACTATCAGGACTCCCATTTCTTTTACCTGGTTCAAGAAGACGATCCAATCTTTGATACCCTGGCAGATAATCCTGCATGGACAAACTTGGATTTTGTAGAGGAAGGGAAAACTTATAAACTCCCTGGAGACATGGGTACATTTGCTGGACCACTTTCAGCAGAAAAATTAGCAGAAGAAATCGCTGAAAATCTCAAATAG
- a CDS encoding GNAT family N-acetyltransferase, whose protein sequence is MVMLEKMQNDEFKKEVVDLKKGYAEEKVKAGTWTEEEAMQKSEETFRYLLPDGLSTNNHYFLSIFDQAAKINIGYFWYHFDPEQSQKEAFIYNFVIYETERGKGFGKKAITALERHLKGTGVKKLSLHVFGHNERAIHLYRRMKFSTTDLHMSKHL, encoded by the coding sequence ATGGTGATGCTTGAAAAAATGCAAAATGATGAATTCAAGAAAGAGGTAGTCGACTTAAAGAAAGGATATGCAGAGGAAAAAGTAAAGGCGGGAACTTGGACAGAAGAAGAGGCGATGCAAAAATCAGAAGAAACATTCCGCTATTTGTTACCTGATGGACTCTCTACTAATAACCACTATTTTTTATCTATTTTCGATCAAGCCGCAAAAATAAATATAGGTTATTTTTGGTACCATTTTGACCCAGAGCAATCCCAAAAGGAAGCGTTCATTTATAATTTTGTCATTTATGAAACCGAGAGGGGGAAGGGTTTTGGAAAAAAAGCGATAACTGCTCTTGAAAGACATCTTAAAGGAACAGGGGTTAAGAAGCTTTCTCTACATGTATTCGGGCATAATGAACGTGCTATTCATTTATACAGACGAATGAAATTCTCGACAACGGATCTTCATATGTCCAAACACCTTTAA
- a CDS encoding nitroreductase family protein: MEKTKTNLANIIRERRSVKSGYLDKEVPTELITGLLEDARWAPTHGLREPWRFIFIPTEEKEQFVESLVKTFPRDMQENRRNYFSQPAAFLIAVMNEDPRQKQWEENFGAISCLLQNFQLLAWEQELGVVWKTNPQIHEPRVRELLGVQPGEKIVGFIHMGFFDQQPKPKQRSPIEDKLTIFKN; this comes from the coding sequence ATGGAAAAGACAAAAACAAATCTAGCTAATATCATTCGTGAACGCCGCTCAGTAAAGAGTGGTTACTTAGATAAGGAAGTACCTACAGAATTAATAACAGGACTGTTAGAGGATGCCCGTTGGGCTCCTACACATGGTTTGAGGGAACCTTGGCGTTTCATTTTCATTCCTACAGAAGAGAAGGAGCAGTTTGTAGAGTCTCTCGTTAAAACTTTTCCGAGAGACATGCAGGAAAACCGCCGAAATTATTTCAGTCAGCCAGCTGCATTCTTGATTGCAGTCATGAATGAGGATCCAAGACAAAAACAATGGGAAGAAAACTTCGGAGCTATCAGCTGCCTGCTTCAGAATTTTCAACTCCTCGCATGGGAGCAGGAGTTAGGAGTTGTGTGGAAAACTAATCCACAAATTCATGAACCACGAGTACGTGAACTATTAGGTGTCCAACCAGGAGAGAAGATTGTTGGCTTCATTCACATGGGTTTCTTTGACCAACAACCTAAACCGAAGCAACGGTCACCAATTGAAGATAAACTGACGATTTTTAAAAATTGA
- a CDS encoding DUF3889 domain-containing protein, producing MKSKPIKGLVFILVLVFLSLSFNHVFAQPPEYAKWGKTAVEETVKKYPDSELVNYDYNGKVIISEDRSQYNFKFTLNTANGQKKEVLVYVLVNQKSDQLIDVHFDELGSPN from the coding sequence ATGAAGTCAAAGCCTATTAAAGGGCTAGTATTCATACTAGTGCTCGTTTTTCTTTCATTATCTTTCAACCACGTGTTTGCCCAGCCGCCTGAATATGCAAAATGGGGTAAAACAGCGGTTGAAGAAACTGTGAAGAAGTACCCGGATTCAGAACTGGTGAATTACGATTACAATGGAAAAGTAATTATTTCCGAAGATCGCTCTCAATATAATTTCAAATTCACCCTGAACACGGCAAATGGACAAAAGAAGGAAGTCCTTGTTTATGTTTTGGTCAATCAAAAAAGCGATCAACTGATTGATGTACATTTTGATGAGTTAGGAAGTCCCAATTGA
- a CDS encoding DMT family transporter, with protein MKKFGGFMKRIYILLMLVMLVWGFNVSAIKVLVAHIDPILLTSVRIFTAGIGVLVIMAIMGLFRLPSKKEILTILSISLFNVVAHHALMGVGLLYTSGVNAGIIIGLGPLLTMVLSTILLSKKVTVFKTFGFLLGFTGVLITTLTGEDGFAGISSGDFMIFLSITAQAFSFIMISKLNPNLDPRLLTGYMLLGGSFFIFFTSLFLEGEPGQILSLLDTHLFLVFLFSALICTAFGHMVYNFAIKQVGASESAVFINFNSFFAVVGSVLFLEETLFFAHIIGLVLIIAGVLIGTGALQHLWENQKRYRKKSA; from the coding sequence GTGAAGAAATTTGGTGGTTTTATGAAGCGAATTTATATATTATTGATGCTTGTTATGTTGGTTTGGGGCTTTAATGTCTCTGCTATTAAGGTCCTGGTAGCGCATATTGATCCGATTCTGCTCACATCTGTACGAATATTTACTGCAGGCATCGGAGTTCTGGTGATAATGGCAATAATGGGACTATTCAGATTACCTTCTAAAAAAGAAATCCTTACCATACTATCCATTTCGTTATTTAATGTGGTCGCCCACCACGCGTTGATGGGAGTCGGGTTGCTTTATACATCAGGGGTTAATGCAGGAATAATCATCGGATTAGGACCATTGCTGACAATGGTGTTGTCTACTATCTTGTTAAGTAAAAAGGTGACAGTTTTCAAGACGTTTGGCTTTCTATTGGGCTTTACCGGGGTGCTTATTACGACATTGACAGGTGAGGATGGTTTTGCAGGTATCTCAAGCGGGGATTTTATGATTTTCCTGTCTATTACAGCACAGGCTTTCAGTTTCATCATGATCAGTAAATTGAATCCGAACTTAGACCCGCGATTATTGACAGGGTATATGCTTCTTGGAGGATCTTTTTTCATTTTCTTTACAAGTTTGTTTTTAGAAGGGGAACCAGGTCAAATCTTATCGTTGTTGGATACTCATTTATTCCTGGTGTTTTTGTTCAGTGCATTAATTTGTACAGCTTTCGGGCATATGGTGTATAATTTTGCAATTAAACAGGTGGGAGCATCAGAATCAGCTGTTTTCATTAACTTTAATTCTTTTTTTGCAGTGGTCGGTTCGGTTCTTTTCTTAGAGGAGACTCTTTTCTTCGCACATATCATAGGACTTGTATTGATTATAGCAGGAGTCCTTATAGGTACAGGAGCACTGCAGCATTTATGGGAAAATCAAAAACGATATCGAAAAAAAAGCGCCTGA
- a CDS encoding exonuclease domain-containing protein yields MNFVALDFETANSARSSVCSIGLVEYENGALKREYYRLVKPHNNYFAPMNVLVHGITKVDVSDAEEFDVLWNQEIKQLVEGKLVVAHNAQFDMGVLRAVLDQYNLSYPMLAYNCTVNISKKTWSLPKYNLNIVSKHLGFIFDHHHALEDAKAAAHILLSAKEELAATDIKDLVKKTGTTNGMMYEGGYEPARLNKRKKPKIDTSKSFVAATTEFDLSHPYYAASIVFAGQLSQLKREEAIQEIVNVGAVWHPTVEHNTNFIVVSESTYENYKQGKKTSELERAEILLSQGYPIEIIMEDVFLEQLKSSSM; encoded by the coding sequence ATGAATTTTGTAGCCCTTGATTTTGAAACCGCAAACTCAGCTAGATCTTCGGTCTGTTCGATTGGTTTAGTTGAATATGAAAACGGAGCTTTGAAGAGAGAGTACTATCGATTAGTCAAACCACATAATAATTATTTCGCTCCAATGAATGTTCTTGTCCATGGTATTACTAAAGTAGATGTTTCTGATGCTGAAGAGTTTGATGTTCTATGGAATCAAGAAATCAAACAGCTGGTTGAAGGTAAATTAGTTGTGGCTCACAATGCTCAGTTCGATATGGGGGTATTACGTGCCGTCCTTGATCAATACAATCTTTCCTATCCGATGCTTGCTTATAATTGTACGGTGAATATCTCCAAGAAAACGTGGAGTCTCCCCAAATACAATTTAAATATCGTTTCTAAACACCTGGGATTTATATTTGATCACCACCATGCACTTGAAGATGCGAAAGCAGCTGCTCACATATTGTTAAGTGCAAAAGAAGAATTGGCAGCTACAGATATTAAGGATTTAGTCAAAAAGACGGGTACGACAAATGGCATGATGTATGAAGGTGGATATGAACCTGCACGCTTAAATAAAAGGAAAAAACCGAAAATAGACACTTCAAAGTCCTTTGTTGCTGCTACAACAGAGTTTGATCTTTCACATCCTTACTATGCTGCTTCAATTGTTTTTGCAGGGCAGTTAAGTCAGTTGAAAAGGGAAGAAGCTATCCAGGAGATTGTAAACGTAGGTGCAGTGTGGCATCCGACGGTAGAACACAACACGAACTTTATCGTCGTAAGTGAATCGACTTATGAAAACTATAAACAAGGTAAGAAAACAAGTGAACTTGAACGAGCAGAAATTTTATTAAGCCAAGGATATCCTATAGAAATAATCATGGAAGACGTTTTTCTGGAGCAATTAAAAAGCTCATCTATGTAA